The following proteins are encoded in a genomic region of Methanocella sp.:
- a CDS encoding AN1-type zinc finger domain-containing protein has translation MRKDEEIERTLRVYSKSSTFEYIPRSKKEDDYVVARPMKAPKCVTCGKTEPEPFECEFCHEYYCEDHLPAEKHECPGLKEGEMSPEDEAAIKRAIVAKMENIVGRLPAVYMLIDSAKPDELRAFLEALETMENLLTDIVNREEEQ, from the coding sequence ATGCGTAAGGATGAAGAGATCGAGAGGACACTGAGGGTATATTCAAAATCGAGCACCTTCGAGTACATCCCCCGCTCTAAAAAGGAGGACGACTACGTCGTCGCCCGCCCCATGAAGGCCCCGAAGTGCGTGACCTGCGGCAAGACCGAGCCGGAGCCCTTCGAGTGCGAGTTCTGCCACGAGTACTACTGCGAGGATCATCTTCCGGCGGAAAAGCACGAGTGCCCGGGCCTTAAAGAAGGAGAAATGTCGCCCGAGGACGAGGCGGCCATCAAGAGGGCCATCGTGGCGAAGATGGAGAACATCGTCGGCAGGCTGCCCGCCGTCTACATGCTCATCGACAGCGCGAAGCCCGATGAGCTACGGGCGTTCCTGGAGGCCCTGGAGACGATGGAGAACCTGCTCACGGACATCGTGAACCGTGAGGAAGAACAATAG